One Longimicrobium sp. genomic region harbors:
- a CDS encoding bifunctional oligoribonuclease/PAP phosphatase NrnA, whose product MPSHDLLAVPESRAFPLRRVLQRLLAARRVVLVTHVGADGDGSGSQAAMAAWLESRGIEVSIVNPTPFPDLFRFCLHRQDVVAEMGTPEGEAALAEADLFVVLDTSEPPRVGAMAEHLPPDRTLVVDHHPAGSEVVGDTAVQDPSAGATGEMVYDLITLAGDTVPHASALGAYVAIVSDTGSFRYSNTTPRIHAVAAELLGRGIDTEVVYRRMFATAPLRRLELLREALATLRTDPEARIAWMTVRADTATRLGATGEDFDGLIEHVRSIEGTEVAMLFRETGEGDTKVSFRSNGAADVNRLARRFGGGGHVKAAGALIPGGIDEVAPPVLAAARSAG is encoded by the coding sequence ATGCCGAGCCACGACCTCCTCGCCGTTCCCGAATCGCGCGCATTTCCGCTGCGGCGCGTCCTCCAGCGCCTCCTCGCGGCCCGCCGCGTGGTGCTGGTGACCCACGTGGGCGCGGACGGCGACGGCAGCGGCTCGCAGGCGGCCATGGCGGCGTGGCTGGAGTCGCGCGGCATCGAGGTGTCCATCGTCAACCCCACCCCCTTCCCGGACCTCTTCCGCTTCTGCCTGCACCGGCAGGACGTGGTGGCCGAGATGGGCACCCCCGAGGGCGAGGCCGCGCTCGCGGAGGCCGACCTCTTCGTCGTCCTGGACACCTCGGAGCCGCCGCGCGTGGGCGCCATGGCCGAGCACCTCCCGCCCGACCGCACGCTGGTGGTGGACCATCACCCCGCCGGCAGTGAGGTGGTGGGCGACACCGCCGTGCAGGACCCCTCCGCCGGCGCCACCGGCGAGATGGTGTACGACCTGATCACGCTGGCGGGTGACACCGTGCCGCACGCCTCGGCGCTGGGCGCGTACGTGGCCATCGTGAGCGACACCGGCTCCTTTCGCTACTCCAACACCACCCCGCGTATCCACGCGGTGGCCGCGGAGCTGCTGGGCCGCGGCATCGACACGGAGGTGGTGTACCGCCGCATGTTCGCCACGGCCCCGCTGCGCCGCCTGGAGCTGCTGCGCGAGGCGCTCGCCACCCTGCGCACGGACCCGGAGGCGCGCATCGCCTGGATGACGGTGCGCGCCGACACCGCCACGCGCCTGGGCGCCACCGGCGAGGACTTCGACGGCCTCATCGAGCACGTGCGCTCCATCGAGGGCACCGAGGTGGCGATGCTCTTTCGCGAGACGGGCGAGGGCGACACCAAGGTCTCCTTCCGCTCCAACGGCGCGGCGGACGTCAACCGCCTGGCGCGGCGCTTCGGCGGCGGCGGGCACGTGAAAGCCGCCGGCGCGCTGATCCCCGGCGGCATCGACGAGGTCGCCCCACCCGTCCTCGCCGCCGCCCGCAGCGCCGGCTGA
- a CDS encoding Fur family transcriptional regulator, translating to MSVATLDSPPAASPYLPLFRRYLKQQGLPVTQQREVVADVVFSTTEHLSVEEIEARLRERGERIGKATIYRTMEILVRSGLVEDHDFGDGFKRYEHLFGGQPVHDHLVCTHCRKVTEFRSPELLRIKDAVSREHGFAPSRHRLEIHGLCAECQEQGVTLSYTGLTCPAW from the coding sequence ATGTCGGTAGCGACCCTCGATTCACCCCCGGCGGCCTCGCCGTACCTCCCACTCTTCCGGCGCTACCTGAAGCAGCAGGGGCTCCCGGTCACGCAGCAGCGCGAGGTGGTGGCCGACGTGGTGTTCAGCACCACCGAGCACCTCTCGGTCGAGGAGATCGAGGCGCGCCTCAGGGAGCGGGGCGAGCGCATCGGCAAGGCCACCATCTATCGCACCATGGAGATCCTGGTGCGGAGCGGACTGGTGGAGGACCACGACTTCGGCGACGGCTTCAAGCGTTACGAGCACCTCTTCGGCGGGCAGCCGGTGCACGACCACCTGGTGTGCACCCACTGCCGCAAGGTTACGGAGTTCCGCAGCCCGGAGCTGCTGCGCATCAAGGACGCCGTCTCGCGCGAGCACGGCTTTGCCCCCTCCCGCCATCGCCTGGAGATCCACGGCCTCTGCGCTGAGTGCCAGGAGCAGGGCGTGACGCTTTCGTACACGGGGCTTACCTGCCCGGCGTGGTAG
- a CDS encoding DUF5683 domain-containing protein, which yields MRNPRIAALLSLLIPGIGQIYNGKFLRGLFWLIVTPGMWIGTGGLLGWVCHLIAAYTAYNYAKEHPYR from the coding sequence GTGAGAAATCCTCGAATTGCGGCTCTCCTGAGCCTCCTGATCCCTGGGATCGGGCAGATCTACAACGGCAAGTTCCTGCGCGGGCTCTTCTGGCTGATCGTGACGCCGGGGATGTGGATCGGAACCGGCGGGCTGCTCGGGTGGGTCTGCCACCTGATTGCCGCGTACACCGCGTACAACTACGCCAAGGAACACCCCTACCGCTGA
- the speA gene encoding biosynthetic arginine decarboxylase: MRPRNAQTATLPTPEAALATDWTIEDSRELYNVEGWGVGYFEINDKGHVAVRPTREDARELDLFEIAMDMEAQGVRLPLLLRFSDILRTRIETLTERFQHAIKEFDYEGGYTTVYPIKVNQQRHVVEEIVAFGKAHGVGLEVGSKPELQAVLALTESADHLIVCNGYKDEEFMRLAMMGQKLGHKVLIVIEKLSEVETLLRVADEIGVVPTLGVRIKLTTTGSGRWSETAGEKSKFGLNASQVVRVLDKLEAAGRLDTLKLIHFHLGSQIPDIRNIKLGMAEVARFYVELRNIGVGIEYVDVGGGLGVDYDGSRSTSSASVNYSVQEYANDIIYGLAEACRENEIPMPHVISESGRALTAHHALLLINVVDLETQVAGEPEPVDEDAHALVLELAATLKEVGVRNTREVYHDTSFAKQQMQLFFNSGSLSLRERAAAERYWLAIMNRVADEARKDPEEYEDILPELESVLIDRYFCNFSLFQSLPDSWAIDQLFPIMPIHRLGEEPTRRGTLQDVTCDSDGKIDSFVGWRKAKPSLELHTFHPDEPYILGIFLTGAYQEILGDLHNLFGDTNAVHIRLAEGGYEIGDLVHGDTVTEVLNYVQFNAQDLIATFRKKVANARLPRAQANRFIADYVDGLAGYTYLESEVE; encoded by the coding sequence TTGCGCCCCCGCAACGCACAAACCGCAACGCTCCCAACCCCGGAGGCCGCACTGGCTACCGACTGGACGATCGAGGACTCCCGCGAGCTCTACAACGTGGAGGGGTGGGGGGTCGGCTACTTCGAGATCAACGACAAGGGGCACGTCGCCGTGCGCCCCACGCGCGAGGATGCGCGCGAGCTGGACCTGTTCGAGATCGCCATGGACATGGAGGCGCAGGGGGTGCGCCTTCCGCTCCTGCTGCGATTCTCGGACATTCTGCGCACCCGCATCGAGACGCTTACGGAGCGCTTTCAGCACGCCATCAAGGAGTTCGACTACGAAGGGGGCTACACCACCGTCTACCCCATCAAGGTGAACCAGCAGCGCCACGTGGTGGAAGAGATCGTGGCGTTCGGCAAGGCGCACGGAGTGGGGCTGGAGGTGGGGAGCAAGCCGGAGCTGCAGGCCGTGCTCGCCCTCACCGAGAGCGCGGACCACCTGATCGTGTGCAACGGCTACAAGGACGAGGAGTTCATGCGCCTGGCCATGATGGGCCAGAAGCTGGGGCACAAGGTGCTCATCGTCATCGAGAAGCTGAGCGAGGTGGAGACGCTGCTGCGCGTGGCCGACGAGATCGGCGTGGTGCCGACGCTGGGCGTGCGCATCAAGCTCACCACCACCGGCAGCGGCCGCTGGAGCGAGACGGCGGGGGAGAAGAGCAAGTTCGGACTCAACGCGTCGCAGGTGGTGCGCGTGCTGGACAAGCTGGAGGCGGCGGGGCGGCTGGACACGCTCAAGCTGATCCACTTCCACCTGGGCTCGCAGATCCCGGACATCCGCAACATCAAGCTGGGGATGGCGGAGGTGGCGCGCTTCTATGTGGAGCTGCGCAACATCGGCGTGGGGATCGAGTACGTGGACGTGGGCGGCGGGCTGGGGGTGGACTACGACGGGTCGCGCTCCACCTCGTCGGCCAGCGTCAACTACAGCGTGCAGGAGTACGCCAACGACATCATCTACGGCCTGGCCGAGGCGTGCCGCGAGAACGAGATCCCCATGCCGCACGTGATCAGCGAGAGCGGGCGCGCCCTCACCGCGCACCATGCCCTGCTGCTGATCAACGTGGTGGACCTGGAGACGCAGGTGGCCGGCGAGCCCGAGCCCGTGGACGAGGACGCGCACGCGCTGGTGCTGGAGCTTGCGGCGACGCTGAAGGAGGTGGGCGTCCGCAACACCCGCGAGGTGTACCACGACACCTCCTTCGCCAAGCAGCAGATGCAGCTCTTCTTCAACAGCGGCTCGCTGTCGCTGCGGGAGCGGGCCGCGGCGGAGCGCTACTGGCTGGCGATCATGAACCGCGTGGCCGACGAGGCTCGCAAGGACCCGGAGGAGTACGAGGACATCCTCCCCGAGCTGGAGTCGGTGCTGATCGACCGCTACTTCTGCAACTTCTCGCTCTTCCAGTCGCTCCCGGACTCGTGGGCGATCGACCAGCTCTTTCCCATCATGCCGATCCACCGGCTGGGGGAGGAGCCCACGCGGCGCGGCACGCTGCAGGACGTGACCTGCGACTCGGACGGCAAGATCGACAGCTTCGTGGGGTGGCGTAAGGCCAAGCCGTCCCTCGAGCTGCACACCTTCCACCCGGACGAGCCGTACATCCTGGGGATCTTTTTGACGGGCGCGTACCAGGAGATCCTGGGCGACCTGCACAACCTGTTCGGCGACACCAACGCCGTGCACATCCGCCTGGCCGAGGGCGGCTACGAGATCGGCGACCTCGTGCACGGCGACACGGTGACCGAGGTGCTGAACTACGTGCAGTTCAACGCGCAGGACCTGATCGCCACGTTCCGGAAAAAGGTGGCGAACGCGCGACTGCCCCGGGCGCAGGCGAACCGCTTCATCGCCGACTACGTGGACGGGCTGGCGGGGTACACGTATCTGGAGTCGGAGGTGGAGTAG